The DNA segment CAAAACCAACTGTCCTAAAGTGTTGTAAATACTAATAGATTTCACTTCGATAGCTTCTTTTGCAGTTATATTCAAAACTTCTTTTGCAGGATTTGGATATAAAGTGAAGTAATTGGAAAACTCAAAATCTTTGGTTGCCAAGGTTTTAAAAGTGGAACTGGCTGGTTTTGTTACAACAGGAAAATTGTAGTCAAAATAAATACTGGCATCATTGGTAAAGGTATCACCCACTTTAAGCGTAGGCAAAGTTTTAATTTTGAAAGCAATATAACCATCATTAGTCGCATCATCAAAAGGAAGATTGATATTTTCGAAAATGAATTCTACTTTATTACCATTTGAAATATTGGTTACAAAAGAATGGCTCGAACTTGTTGGAATTAAAGTCGAAATATCAAATTTGGACAAATCAATCATATCTTTAACTACAATATTTTGGGCAGCATAAGTTCCGTTATTTTCAAAACGAATCATGTAATGTACATACTCGCCTATCAAGTTTGGAGTAATACTACTTCCCTCCAAACAAGTTTTATCATTAGGATCATAAGATCCAACAACTGTTTGATTTAATGCAAATGTATTGTCTAATGGGGTTTCGTCTGCAGCGGTAGAAGTTATACCTGCTGTATAAGCCAAAACATCTCCATTGTTTACTGCTGGTGTTGCAGTTGGTGCGTTTACTTTAATCGTAAAAGTTATTTCTTTACTTTCAAATGGTTTAAGATTTGTAAAATTCCAGGATAGATTATTTACTTTTTGAGTAGTTACAACTGGATTTGCCATGACTATATCTAAAACAGCATCATCAAAAGTTAGATTTACTGCTCCTGATTGCGTAATGTTTCCTTTATTTTTATAAACTATTTTATAAGAAGCGTCAAAACCAGGTCTTGCAGCATCTACAGGCAATATGTTTATTTCTAAATCTCTATGAATACCATTTGGAGATATGCAAAAATTTTGATTACGTGGACTTTCTTCTAATGGAAAAGTTACATCTATAGAGGATGGAGAAATATTAAAATAGCTTGGATTTTCAAGTTTTGGAGTGATTGAATAAGTACCTGCTCCAAGAGTAATAGCATAATTAGCACTAGCGTCAGAAATGATTTCTCCTTTATTAACTCCGTTTACGATATTAAATTTAAGATTTGGCATGGCTATATCTAAAGGATCACAACCATTTGCATCAGAATCAACAGTGCTTTTACCTTCAATGGAGTAGTAAGTTCCGCCAGGAGTAAATGTGCAATAGGAATTTACGTTAATACTAAAACTCTTCCTTGGAAGCTTTACAACCTTTTCAATTTCAGACTCATCAGTGCATATATAAGCTAGATCATAATTATAATCAAAACTCAGATTTTTGATCCCTTTTCCGTTTTTTATTAATAAATAATTTAAAGAATTGGAATCACAATTTAAATCTGTCAAAAACTGTAAATTACTCGCATCTAAACTTGTAAGTTTATTTCTTTGGCAACTCAAACTTTGTAAATTTTTCATTTCCAAAATAGCTAAATCGTAAAATCCATTGTAGTCACAATTAAAAACTTTCAAGTTAGTGAGCAGATCAAAATCCAGATTATCTAATGCATTGTGGTCACAATATAAATATTCTAATTTTGACAAACTATTCAATTTTAATTCTCCAACACTCCTATAACCACAATCTAAATAAGTAAGATTTGGATACTCTTCTAAATCTAAAATTAAAAAAGTTCCGCATTTAAAAGATTGACCAACACCTCTACAATCTAAATGCACTAAATCTTTGAGTCCATTAAATTTTAAATCTTGTATTTGATCTCCCTGACAATCCAAGTACGTAAGATTTTTGGAACCAGTCACATCCAATATATCAAGTTCATTCCACCTACAACTTAATTTTTGAAGTTGAACCAATCCAGATAAATTCAAATCAGTAATTTTATTATAAGAACAATCTACTTCTTCCAAAAAGCTCAACCCGCTTAAATCTAGCTTTGTAATGTAGTTATAGTGACTCCATAAACGAACAAGATTTTTGAAGCTTTTTATCCCTTCTAAAGATTGAATTTTATCATCAATTAAATTTAATTTATATACCATTAAAGCTTCACTAACTTCGATTTCATCATTTCTATTTATATCAATTTCAATAAAATTTCCATCCTTGTCTTCTGCCACAATATAATCGTTGTCATCGCCAGATAAACTTGGATTAGCTTTTAATAGTTTGGATTTAAAAACAGGATCTGCTATGGTAACTATGTCATTAGGGGCACAATCTGTGTAAATAGTACTTTTGGAATTTCCATATAAAGTAGTAAGGGTTGAAATTTGTGATACTTGAGAGGCATCAGTACAAATGTAGGTCAAGTTAGGATTGCCACTAAAATCTAAAGTAGTTTCATTTATGCCATTCTTTAAGTATAAGCTTATCAACAAATTATTGTTACACTTTAATTTTTGCAACTTGTTTAAAGTTGATAAATCTAAAGTCAATAATGAATTTGAACCACATTCCAAATTTGTAAGATTTGCATTTGCTATTAAATCTAAGGTGTCAAACTGATTAAAGTTTAACTCTAAAGTATTGATATCCTTGAGGGTATCAAAATTAATCTGTTGCAAAAAATTATTATTACATTTTAATACTTGCAAGTTATTAACCTCATTGAACATCAAAACCACTAACTTATTAAAGCTTAACTCTATAGATTTTAACTTAGTAAGTCCAGGAATTTCTAAATCAGAAATTTCATTGTTATTCCCTTTAATATTTTCGAGATTATTTACGTCCATTAGTGTAATTTCTTCTATTTTATTAAAGCTAAAATCTAAATCAATTAGATTATTGAGCGCATTTAATTCTAATTTGACTAATTTATTACCGCTACAATCTAACTTTTTCAAATTTTCAAAAGAATTAATTCCTTTTAAGTCATAAATATCAGAATTAGATATTGAAAGAGTTCCTACCAACAGAGCTTCACTTAATTCAATTTCTGAATTACCATTAGTATCAATTTTAATTGAAATTCCATTTGCATCTTGTGCAATATTATTTGTAATATCTGCTTTTAATAATTTTGCTTTAAAATTAGCATCTGGAAAAAAAACATTATTATTATTCAGGGAACAATTGGTACTAACCACGCAATTGATATAACCATATAAGTTAATTAAGACCTCAATGTCATCTTTTTCACTAGTATCAAGACAAATTAAGGCCAAATTAGGATTATCACTAAAAGAAATAGTATCCGTAGAATTGTTATTAATATATAATGAAGTGATTTTGTTTGAATTACAATTTATTTCAGAAATCCAATCCAAACCTCTTACATCCAAATTTGTGAGCAAATTATTATTACATATTATTTGATCGATTAAGCGGTTACTTGACAAATTTAAGGAGGACAAGTTATTGTTATTACAAACTAGATTTTCAATAACTAAAACTCCCAATAGATTCAATGTTTCTAAATGGTTAAAACTACAATCTAGGTTAATAAGATTGCTTAAATTACTTACATCCAAAGATGAAATGTTATTTTGTCCACAATTAAGTGTTACAATATTTTTAAAACTTTTTATCCCTTCCATTGAGGAAATCAAACAATTGCTAACGTCTAAAGTAGAAACATTTAATGCTTCTGATTGTTCAATTTCTCCGTTAATATTTATATCTATTTTAAAATAATTCCCCGCTAAATCTTTTGCAGTTGTATTGCTAGAACTGGCAGCAACTAACTTTTCCTTAAATTTCGCATCAGGAAAATCAATAATCTGCGCACTCAAACCATTAAAAAAACAAAAAGTCAAAAACAAAAAGTAGAATTTTTTCATAAGAAATATTTAGTAAAACAAATATAACCTTTTGAATGTACTTAGTTTTATTTTTCTTGTTAAAATTAAAAATGGTCCATAAAAAAGTCCCGCAAATTGCGGGACTTTCTATATTCAAACGATTAAAAGATTATTTCTTTTTTTCGTTTTTTTCCATTTGGGCTTTAAGACCTGCAAGGATGTCATTGTTGTCACCTAAAGTTGCAGCTGGTGCATTTGTAGATGAGCTAGATGAAGTGTTTTCAGTCACTGCTTTCACGTTTTTCTCCTCTTCTTCACGGAAGATGGCAGTGTGGGAAGCAACTACTCTTTTGAATTCTTTGTTGAATTCGATTACTTTGAAATCAGCTGTTTCGCCTTTTTTCAATTTCTTTCCGTCTTCTTTTTCAAGGTGACGTGTAGGAATGAAAGCAACGATATCATCACCAAATTCTACAGTAGCTCCTTTGTCAACAATCTCGGAGATTTCACCTGAGTGGATAGTTCCAACAGCAAATGAATCTTCGTATTGATCCCAAGGATTGGCAGTAGTTTGTTTGTGACCTAAAGATAATTTACGTCCATCAACATCCAATTCCAATACAACTACGTCCAATTTTTCACCAACATTTACAAATTCAGATGGGTGTTTGATTTTCTTGGTCCAAGAAAGGTCAGAGATATAAATCAATCCGTCGATTCCTTCTTCTAATTCTACGAAAATTCCAAAGTTTGTAAAGTTTCTAACGATACCTGTATGTTTAGAACCTACTGGGTATTTAGAAGTAATGTCAGTCCAAGGATCTTGAGTCAATTGTTTGATACCTAATGACATTTTACGGTCATCTCTATCCAAAGTAAGGATAACAGCTTCAACAACATCACCAACTTTTACGAAATCCTGGGCAGAACGTAAATGAGTTGACCATGACATTTCAGAAACGTGGATCAAACCTTCAACACCTTCAGCCACTTCGATAAATGCACCGTAATCAGCGATCACGACTACTTTACCTTTTACTTTGTCTCCAATAGCCAATTTAGCGTCAAGAGCATCCCAAGGGTGAGCGTTCAATTGTTTCAATCCTAATTGGATTCTTGTTTTCTCGTCATCAAAATCAAGGATTACCACGTTAAGAACTTGGTCTAATTCAAGAACTTCAGATGGGTGGTTGATTCTTGACCAAGAAAGGTCAGTAATGTGGATCAATCCATCAACACCACCAAGGTCAATAAACACACCGTAAGAAGTAATGTTTTTAACAACACCTTCTAATACTTGTCCTTTTTGTAATTTTCCGATGATTTCTTTTTTCTGTACTTCAATATCCGCTTCAATAAGCGCTTTGTGAGATACAACAACATTTTTGAATTCGTGGTTGATTTTTACCACTTTGAATTCCATCATTTTGTTTACATATACATCGTAGTCTCTAATTGGTTTAACATCAATTTGAGAACCTGGAAGGAAAGCTTCAATTCCGAAAACGTCCACGATCATACCACCTTTAGTTCTGCATTTTACAAAACCATTAACGATTTCTCCTGTTTCGTTAGCCGAAATAACTCTATCCCATGATTTGATAGTACGTGCTTTTCTGTGAGACAATACTAGTTGACCTGTTTTATCCTCACGGATGTCAATCAATACTTCTACTTTGTCACCTACTTTTAATGCTGGATTGTAACGGAATTCGTTCAATGAAATAACACCTTCCGATTTTGCGTTGATATCAACGATAACGTCTCTATCAGTAATTCTAACAACGATACCTTCTACTACTTCTTCTTGATCTGTCGCGATAAAAGTTTTTGAAACTAGGTCTTCGAATTCTTGTAAGTTTTTCTCGTCTACTGCATCAATACCTTCTTCGAAGTTGTGCCAGTTAAAATTTGCTAAAAACTCTTCTTGTGATTTTAAAATTTCAGACATGCTGATTAAAAATTTGTATTCTGCATTCTCTCGAGTTTCATAACGTGCTAGAAAACAACAGAAGTTGTTTGTATATTTTGTTGATACCTAAAGGAAACTCCTATTCACCAAAAGGTGTGCAAAAGTAATTCTTTTTTATTTATCTGCAAAATATTTGTCGAGAGATAATCGATTGATTTTAAGGAGCAAGACTTTTTGGGGTTTTTATGGGCTCTGCACCCGTTTTTCGCTGCAAACGAAGTTCACTGAACTCCAATTGAAATATGAATTATGTGAAGTAATCTTTTTCTTTTTTAAAGAAAAAAAAAAAAAGGATTTCCTCTGCAATCGGGGCTATTTATAACCTTTAAGGTTTCAAAACAAATTCATCCTATAAAATCAAACTATTAATATAAAAAAATTATGATTTTTAATATTATTTGTAAGAAAAAAAATCTATATTTGATTCGAAATTAAACAAAAATTTTATAAAAATGTAACACGATTTCAGTTTAAAAAACATTTTATTTTGTTATAATTAATGAAATTTTTATTAAAAAATATTTCCATAAAGGTCCTAGTTCGAACCAAAACTATTTTTTTACAAAAGAGTCTCCTCTTTTTGCCATCCGATTGACACCCAAGCAAAATAAAGTCTGTTTTTAAACCACAAAATTTTGAAAAAATCCATTAATCAACCCCTATAATATGAAAAAACCTATTTTAAAAAAAATTATACTTTCAATATTATTCCTAACCATCATTAGCTGTTCCTCAACAAAAACCACCAGCAAAGACAATAAAAAAATTACACAAATCAGCACTTATTCTGGAATAAAAGCTACAGAAGATACTTATTTCAAAAGACCAAGTAGTATTGTCCAATCAGGTGATAAAATATTTGTCGCAGATACAGATAACAATTTAATAAGACAAATCCAGGATAACAAAATAACAACCTTTGTTGGAAACGGGAAACACGATAATTATGATGGTAAACTTTTAGAAGCCTCTTTAAGTAATCCTAACGGCCTAATAATTGACAGCAAAAACAATATCTATACCATAGCTGATAATATCCAAATTAAAAAAATTGACCCAGAGGGAAATGTCACAATATTTGCAGGAGAAAAGCACTCACCAGGTTTTTACGGAGCATTTGATGGAAAAATTGAATTCGCCACCTTCAAATTCATAACTTCCTTAGCGATAGACGATAACGATAATATATTTGTTGTGGAGCAAAATAGAATACGAAAAATTTCTAAGGGATTTGTCACTACAATAGCAGGTAGCACTGAATCTGGAGATAAAATCGGAACTTCAAAAGAGGCTCTTTTCCATCAAATATCAGATATTGCAATAAGCAAAAACGGTGAGATTTTTATTTCAGATCAAGCTAATGGGAAAGTAAAAAAAATGAGTTCTGATGGCATTGTTTCTGAATTTATACCAAGAGGAAATATTTATTGGCCTACTTCCATAAAATTCAATAGTAAAGGCGAATTAATAGTTTTCGATAGTAATAAGAAAAAATTCTATGTTGCTGATAAAAACGGGAAAATAATCAACACATTTAGTGACAAAAAAATACTTTCCGAAAATTATTATTTTAAGGTTAAAATGATAATCGACAAAAATGATGACATTATTATCCCTTCTCTAAATTTTATAAACATTATAGATAAAAATTTGAACATTGTTCAAATTGGAGAAGAAAACGGATTTTGCAGAAATGGAGACATCAATAAGGCAACATATGATATTCCATATGACGGTATTTTTGACAAAACTGGCAATCTTTTTATTATTGAAAAAGGAAATAATTTAGTTCGCAAAATTTCTAAAGAGGGCATTGTAAGTATATTTTCTGGTAGCGGTAATTACGGGGATAAAGATGGTGAAAGTACAAATTGTAAATTTTCCTACCCACAATCAATAACAATAGACAACCTTGGAAATTTGTACATTCTAGACGGATATAATAACGATTCAAAAATAAAAAAAATAGATTCAACTGGAAAAGCAGTAACTTTTATTGACCCAATAAAAAGGAAGTTAAATTGGAAACGACCTTGTGATATGGTTTGCGATTCCGAAAACAATATTTTTCTTTCTGATAGCGAAAAAAATACTATTTTAAAAATAGACCCCATAGGCAATGTACTAGAATATATTACTCCACGCGACATAAATCTTAAAATGCCTGAAGGACTCGCTATTGACAAAAAAAACAATTTATATGTATGCGACTCCTATAATCACAGAATTGTAAAAATTGATAGTAATAAAAAAATAGAAATAATCATTCCAAGCAATAATATTGCACTTGATGAACCTGAACACATAACCATCGACGATTTTGGAAATCTATATGTTACAGACAAAAACAGAACACGAATTATCAAAATTTCTAACGAAAAATACTCAGATATATATATAGATGAGTCAACCCTTGGTACAAATAAGCAAGTAGAATTTAGTGAATATTATAATACTCTAAATATTGAAGCATTTGAAAACAATATTTTTGTATTTGACAAATATAACCACCAAATAATAAAACTTAACCAAAGAGATAATCGATAAATTAACAAAGTTCAAATCACAAATATCCCCCACCAGATTCCGCACGAATCCTTTCGTGTGGATGCTTTCACAAGAAAAGTCACCCAAACCCCAGAAAACCAAAAAAAAAAGAAAATGAAAAAATTAACTTTATTATTTTTAATTATTATTTCAGCAAAAACGTATTCGCAAACAAAAAACTTCATTGATTTACCTTATATCGAAACTTCTGCAATTGCCGATACTTTGGTATTACCCAATAGAATTCATCTGAACATTGTAATTTCTGAAAAAGACACAAAAGACAAATATTCGATTGAAGAATTAGAAAATTTAATGGAGCAGAAATTAAAAGGTTTGGGAATTAATACAAACCAAAATTTAAGTTTGAATGATTTGGCAAGTAATTTCAAAAAATACTTCATCAAAGAAACAGATGTTATGAAATCAAAATCATATAATTTAGTTGTTGAAAATGCAAAAATGGCAGGAAACATAATTGCTGAACTTGAAACAATTGAAATTTCAAATATCCGTGTAGCCAAAACTGAAAATACTGAATATGAAAAAATAAAACTCATATTAAAATCAAATGCAATTGCAAAAGCAAAAATTCAAGCAGAATTTATGACTAAACCTTTGAAACAAAAAGTGGGCAATGCCATATTTATTTCTGACTTAACAAACGTAAGAAATAGTGATGACGGTGGAAGTTTGCAGGAAATTGTAGTTGTAGGATATGGCAGAAAAAGTAAACAAGAATATAAACCTATTGACATTGAATTTCAAAAAATTAAAATGGAAAGCATTGTTAACGTGAAATTTAAACTTGAATAAAAAAGGTAAACCGCTGTACGAAGTTCCGGGCTGCCGCGAGCATCACGCTGGGATATGTAACTAAAACCCCCGATAGCGCGGATTTGCAATCCGTGCCCATAATCGAGAGCAAGCCTCACCTGCTGTACGAAGGCTGCTCGAAGTGTTCTTTAAAAAAACGTTCTTAAAAACTACGGGCTGCTGCGAAGTCTCCCGACTTCGTACCCACTACAATATGCAGCTACAACCTTAACCAATAAACGTAAATAATAAAAAATGACTGAATTTAAAGAATTTGAAAACAATAATTACAACCTGAAAAAATCTGACGTTTTAAGAAAAAATGGCGCTGGAATTATCGATGCCATTTTAGTTCTTGTTATTCAAACTACTCTTTTTCATTATTATCCAAAACTATCGAATCTAATAGAATTCCCAAACCCGTTGAGTGCCATGTTTTTTTATGTCTTTGTGATATTCATTGTGTATCGATTCCTGACCATTTTTGCTTTTGGGAAAACAATTGGAATGGCAGTTCTGAACATGCGATTTGCCAAGCGAAATGAAACAAAACTTTCTTTCAAAGAGAAATTACTTTCGGTAGTAATGATTTACACCAATACCGTGGATTGCTATCATCTTCAATAGTAAAAGTTTATGATTAATGAATTTCACAACTTTTATCTAAACAAGGAAGAACCAAACAAAAGTTGTTTGCTGTCCTTGCGCAACATTATTTTGAATCAAGACACCAATATTATGGAGACACAAAAATACGGAATGCCTTGTTTTTGCTATAACAAAAAAATGTTTTGCTATTTGTGGACAGACAAAAAAACAAACGAACCATATATTTTAATGGTCGAAGGAA comes from the Flavobacterium limnophilum genome and includes:
- a CDS encoding DUF7619 domain-containing protein; amino-acid sequence: MKKFYFLFLTFCFFNGLSAQIIDFPDAKFKEKLVAASSSNTTAKDLAGNYFKIDININGEIEQSEALNVSTLDVSNCLISSMEGIKSFKNIVTLNCGQNNISSLDVSNLSNLINLDCSFNHLETLNLLGVLVIENLVCNNNNLSSLNLSSNRLIDQIICNNNLLTNLDVRGLDWISEINCNSNKITSLYINNNSTDTISFSDNPNLALICLDTSEKDDIEVLINLYGYINCVVSTNCSLNNNNVFFPDANFKAKLLKADITNNIAQDANGISIKIDTNGNSEIELSEALLVGTLSISNSDIYDLKGINSFENLKKLDCSGNKLVKLELNALNNLIDLDFSFNKIEEITLMDVNNLENIKGNNNEISDLEIPGLTKLKSIELSFNKLVVLMFNEVNNLQVLKCNNNFLQQINFDTLKDINTLELNFNQFDTLDLIANANLTNLECGSNSLLTLDLSTLNKLQKLKCNNNLLISLYLKNGINETTLDFSGNPNLTYICTDASQVSQISTLTTLYGNSKSTIYTDCAPNDIVTIADPVFKSKLLKANPSLSGDDNDYIVAEDKDGNFIEIDINRNDEIEVSEALMVYKLNLIDDKIQSLEGIKSFKNLVRLWSHYNYITKLDLSGLSFLEEVDCSYNKITDLNLSGLVQLQKLSCRWNELDILDVTGSKNLTYLDCQGDQIQDLKFNGLKDLVHLDCRGVGQSFKCGTFLILDLEEYPNLTYLDCGYRSVGELKLNSLSKLEYLYCDHNALDNLDFDLLTNLKVFNCDYNGFYDLAILEMKNLQSLSCQRNKLTSLDASNLQFLTDLNCDSNSLNYLLIKNGKGIKNLSFDYNYDLAYICTDESEIEKVVKLPRKSFSINVNSYCTFTPGGTYYSIEGKSTVDSDANGCDPLDIAMPNLKFNIVNGVNKGEIISDASANYAITLGAGTYSITPKLENPSYFNISPSSIDVTFPLEESPRNQNFCISPNGIHRDLEINILPVDAARPGFDASYKIVYKNKGNITQSGAVNLTFDDAVLDIVMANPVVTTQKVNNLSWNFTNLKPFESKEITFTIKVNAPTATPAVNNGDVLAYTAGITSTAADETPLDNTFALNQTVVGSYDPNDKTCLEGSSITPNLIGEYVHYMIRFENNGTYAAQNIVVKDMIDLSKFDISTLIPTSSSHSFVTNISNGNKVEFIFENINLPFDDATNDGYIAFKIKTLPTLKVGDTFTNDASIYFDYNFPVVTKPASSTFKTLATKDFEFSNYFTLYPNPAKEVLNITAKEAIEVKSISIYNTLGQLVLVIPNAEKVSKIDVSSLRTGNYFVKINSDKGSSNVKFIKE
- a CDS encoding SIMPL domain-containing protein (The SIMPL domain is named for its presence in mouse protein SIMPL (signalling molecule that associates with mouse pelle-like kinase). Bacterial member BP26, from Brucella, was shown to assemble into a channel-like structure, while YggE from E. coli has been associated with resistance to oxidative stress.), which gives rise to MKKLTLLFLIIISAKTYSQTKNFIDLPYIETSAIADTLVLPNRIHLNIVISEKDTKDKYSIEELENLMEQKLKGLGINTNQNLSLNDLASNFKKYFIKETDVMKSKSYNLVVENAKMAGNIIAELETIEISNIRVAKTENTEYEKIKLILKSNAIAKAKIQAEFMTKPLKQKVGNAIFISDLTNVRNSDDGGSLQEIVVVGYGRKSKQEYKPIDIEFQKIKMESIVNVKFKLE
- a CDS encoding DUF1801 domain-containing protein — its product is MINEFHNFYLNKEEPNKSCLLSLRNIILNQDTNIMETQKYGMPCFCYNKKMFCYLWTDKKTNEPYILMVEGNHLDHPKLEKGDRSRMKILRVNPNEDLPLKTIETILQKALDLYRIGIIKIKK
- a CDS encoding RDD family protein codes for the protein MTEFKEFENNNYNLKKSDVLRKNGAGIIDAILVLVIQTTLFHYYPKLSNLIEFPNPLSAMFFYVFVIFIVYRFLTIFAFGKTIGMAVLNMRFAKRNETKLSFKEKLLSVVMIYTNTVDCYHLQ
- the rpsA gene encoding 30S ribosomal protein S1, whose protein sequence is MSEILKSQEEFLANFNWHNFEEGIDAVDEKNLQEFEDLVSKTFIATDQEEVVEGIVVRITDRDVIVDINAKSEGVISLNEFRYNPALKVGDKVEVLIDIREDKTGQLVLSHRKARTIKSWDRVISANETGEIVNGFVKCRTKGGMIVDVFGIEAFLPGSQIDVKPIRDYDVYVNKMMEFKVVKINHEFKNVVVSHKALIEADIEVQKKEIIGKLQKGQVLEGVVKNITSYGVFIDLGGVDGLIHITDLSWSRINHPSEVLELDQVLNVVILDFDDEKTRIQLGLKQLNAHPWDALDAKLAIGDKVKGKVVVIADYGAFIEVAEGVEGLIHVSEMSWSTHLRSAQDFVKVGDVVEAVILTLDRDDRKMSLGIKQLTQDPWTDITSKYPVGSKHTGIVRNFTNFGIFVELEEGIDGLIYISDLSWTKKIKHPSEFVNVGEKLDVVVLELDVDGRKLSLGHKQTTANPWDQYEDSFAVGTIHSGEISEIVDKGATVEFGDDIVAFIPTRHLEKEDGKKLKKGETADFKVIEFNKEFKRVVASHTAIFREEEEKNVKAVTENTSSSSSTNAPAATLGDNNDILAGLKAQMEKNEKKK